The Candidatus Endomicrobium procryptotermitis DNA segment TTGTATCAAGAGGCAGGATAGAGCCTTCTTTGGTTTTTGAGCCTGAACCCGTGTTTCCGATTCTTGCGACAGTTTACAGTTCAAGTGAAAAAAAAGTTGACAGACTAGTCTTTAACGATTTTATTGCCGGAGGAATAAGCGCTTTTGAAAATTCTGTGAATAAAGAAAAGTTCGGCCTATTTTTACGTTCAGGAGAAGTTTCTCACAATATTTTATATTATTTTGCCGGATTAAAACTTTCATGGATTAATGTTGATAATATGAAAGAATCTTTTAATGGAGTTTATGATATTGATGGTATTGTGGCTTTTTCCATATATAAAAATTTTCCGACCGCACAAAAAAATGTAATGAAATGGCTTGAGTCCAAAAAAGAAAATATAATCCCCGTGCTTATTACAAAAAGACATCTGCGCAATGAGGAATTTATGGAATATATAATAGAGTTATTTGACAGAAGCAAATATATAATACCCGCGGTTCCTCTTTATGTGTCCTCCGTAAAACGTGAAATGATTCCGGAAAATAAATCGGTTTCTTTTGAACTGCTTTCCGTAAAGCCGGACATTATGACTAAACTTTATTACGCATTTTCTTTTATCAATGATTATAGGACTTCTGCCGATTTTCTCGAATACTCTTACAGAAATGCCCAAAGTGAGCTGCTTTACCTTTGCAGCTATGATATTTTAAAAGGAGTATCTTCCAATAAAGTTGCCAGCCGCAGAATGTTTGACGCAGCATACAATAATATATATAGGCTTTTGGGAGCGGAATCACCTTCAGATAAAGAATTGTCCACTAAAAAGCCTCTTATAACGGATAGCGCTCTGTACATGGGTACCGAAGAAGTTTTACATACGGAAATATTTCCGATTGAAGGCGGCGTGTCAATAAATAATGACGGAATATTAAAAAATCTAACGGTCTTGTCAAAAGAAGGCAGATTAAATATATCGTTTTCTTTTGAAGGCGATATTGGTTGGGATGAAAAAGTATCTTACTTTGACATATATATAGATATGAACAATTTTGAAGGTGCCGGTTCCACCTCTATGATGCCAGATATTAACGGATATTTAACGCCAGATTCAGCTTGGGAATATGCTTTAAGAGTAAATAAAGACAAGATTTTGTTGTACAGACATACCGCAAATTCTGTAACGTTTTTGGCCGAGATACAAAATTCATTTCATGATTTGCAATCATCTTTTTCAGTTCTTCAAAAATATATAAGAGGAAATCCGTCAAACTGGGGTTATCAGATTGTTGCAATAAGCGGCCTTGACGGGGAGACAAAAATCGTTGATTTTTTTGTCAACAGTGCGCAAAATAAAGATGTTTTTCTTTCGATAAAACCTTTCCAAATACCTGCCATACGGCTGAGAAAATAAAAATATTTAATCCACCCGTTGTCAAAATCAGTAATTTTATTACACTCTTTTCCATCAAATAGGTCTTTTTTATATCTTATGAGATAAAAATCACTATAATTCCTAAAATATTTTGTAAATTATCTCGTATCATTGGCATATTTCATAATTCCTTTTTTCAGCATGGAAACTAGTCTATTTTATAATTGAAAGATTATTCTAAAAATTGTATATTTTTCTGTGATTCTATAAAGGATTAGCAAAATGAAAAACCAGCTGATATTAGGTGATAATTTGGAAGTATTGAAAAAGCTGCCGAGCGAAAGCGTGGATTTATGTTATATAGATCCGCCATTTTTTTCTAACAGGAATTATGAGGTTATATGGGGAGATGACGGGGAGATACGCTCGTTTAAGGATAGATGGTCTGGTGGAATAACACATTATACTGGGTGGCTATATGAGCGTGTGGAGCAGATTTATAGAGTGTTGAAATCTACGGGGAGCTTATATTTACATTGCGACTGGCATGCAAATGCCTATATCCGTGTGGATATTCTGGACAAAATTTTCGGCATGAATCATTTTAGATGTGAGATTATTTGGCAGCGCCATAATTCCCATAATGACGCAAAAAAGAAATTTTCCGTACTCACCGATACAATTTGGTATTATACTAAATCGAATAAATCCATCTACAATCCCATTTATGGTTCTTTAGACGAAAAATATACCGACAGTTTTTATAAATATGATGACGGTGATGGGAAAGGCTTATATAAGTTAGTGGATATGTCGAGCCCAAATTCACGACCAAATATGATGTATGAATGGAAAGGATTTCCATATCCGCTAAAAGGATGGCGCTATAAAAAGGAAACAATGGAAATATTAGATAATGAAAACAGAATTTTTTACCCCAAGGATACAAGCGGAAAATTTGATTTATCAAAAAGACCTCGTTCAAAAAAATATTTAAGTGAAACAAAAGGACAATTATTAAGCAATTTATGGTTTGATATTCGAAATGTACAAGGCAGTTCCAAAGAGCATATCGGTTACCCTACACAAAAGCCGTTAGCTTTATTAGAGAGAATAATAAAAGCAAGCAGTAATGAAGGTGATGTGGTACTTGACGCATTTTGCGGCGGAGGTACAACACTGGTTGCAGCGCAAAAGTTAAATAGAAGGTTTATAGGGATAGACCAGTCTGTGCAAGCAATAGCAGTATCACAGGCAAGGTTGGAAAAGGAACAAGATTTATTTTCAGCCACTTTTAGCGTGGAGCGGTATAAATATGATTATGAAGCAATCCGCAATCAGCCTGCATTTGAGTTTGAAAGTTTTATAATAGAGCAGTTTGGCGGTAATAGCAATAGTAAGCAGCGCAGCGATGGTGGAATAGACGGCATTAAAAAAGAAGCTGGTTTATCCGTGCCGATACAAGTGAAGCGCAGCGATAATATAGGGCGAAATGTTATAGACAATTTCAAATCAGCAATGGCGCGTTTTGATAAAACTTGCAAGCGTGGATATATAATAGGGTTTTCGTTTGGGAAAGGAGCGGTAGAAGAGGCGGCAAGATTAAAAAGAGATGAGGGAATAGAAATAATATTGAAGAAAGTAGAAGAAATAATTCCAATAGCAAAACCGCCGCGCATAGAGATTAGCTATGAATGGAAAGAAGCAGGAACAAAGAAGGATAAAGAAATAACCTTTGTTGCCAAAGGGGATAAAGTAGAGATATGGCAATGGGATTTTGAGTATAATGAGGAAAAAGGATTTAAGGGAGAGATAATGCTGGATAAAAAAGGAAAGCAGACGAAAGTATTATCAACGGGAAAATATCAGATAGCAGTAAGGGGAGTAGACAAAGACGGATTAGAAGCAATAGAAGTCATAACCATAGTAATAAATGGAGGTGTGTGTAAAGAATAAATTAAAGTAAAAATAAGGGTAAAAATAAAGTTAAAAATCAACTTTACAAAGAAGGGTTATAAACAAAGATAATTATTTTATATTTCAAAAACAACATTCATTGACAAGCAAAACTAAAATGAATATTTAAACCCAAAATTACCATATATATTATTGTATCCGTCACTAAAATAACTTGCATTTACAAAACGTCAGCCTGCTTCAAAACATTCAGAGAACCGCCCATTTCTGAACTTGAAAAAATAATGACTGCCAGCAAAACTAATAGTAATTTTTTCATTTTTTATCTCACTTTTTATTTTATTATTAACCTTCTGCCCTGCGGACTTTCCACGGAAGCGGGAAGCCTAGTTTAAAAATGGATTGCGGCTCGCAGTCCGCAATGACAACTGATACCGGAGGTTCATTATTTTTTGTTGGGGTTTTTAGTTAGGCAAATAAAAAGGCGGCAAAATATCTGAGCCATTTCACTAACTCGTATAATCGCCGCCTATGCCTGCCTCAATTAAGAGGACAGGCACAAAGCAAACGATTATTTTAGGAGT contains these protein-coding regions:
- a CDS encoding restriction endonuclease, translating into MKNQLILGDNLEVLKKLPSESVDLCYIDPPFFSNRNYEVIWGDDGEIRSFKDRWSGGITHYTGWLYERVEQIYRVLKSTGSLYLHCDWHANAYIRVDILDKIFGMNHFRCEIIWQRHNSHNDAKKKFSVLTDTIWYYTKSNKSIYNPIYGSLDEKYTDSFYKYDDGDGKGLYKLVDMSSPNSRPNMMYEWKGFPYPLKGWRYKKETMEILDNENRIFYPKDTSGKFDLSKRPRSKKYLSETKGQLLSNLWFDIRNVQGSSKEHIGYPTQKPLALLERIIKASSNEGDVVLDAFCGGGTTLVAAQKLNRRFIGIDQSVQAIAVSQARLEKEQDLFSATFSVERYKYDYEAIRNQPAFEFESFIIEQFGGNSNSKQRSDGGIDGIKKEAGLSVPIQVKRSDNIGRNVIDNFKSAMARFDKTCKRGYIIGFSFGKGAVEEAARLKRDEGIEIILKKVEEIIPIAKPPRIEISYEWKEAGTKKDKEITFVAKGDKVEIWQWDFEYNEEKGFKGEIMLDKKGKQTKVLSTGKYQIAVRGVDKDGLEAIEVITIVINGGVCKE